CTCCCGGCTCATCCGACACCATATGGGGAACACATATCTCGATCATTTCATCCATTGTCACATCCGCCGTGAAGTTTCCTTCCTTATAGCAATAATGACAATAGTCCTCGCTCTTAGAGCCATCTGCTTCCGTCCCGTACTCAGCTTCAGGCTGGTTCATCGGCATAGCGCAGCTCTGGCATAGCTTCATATCATTCATCTCAAATTCCTCCATTCAAATTTTCATCTTGACTCAATCCAATGATTTGATAAAGCTCTGTATTTGCTTCTTATGTTTCTTATCATGCGGAATAAATCCACGTAAATAACCGTTAATGCTGAATTTCTTACCGTCTCCATCCATATAACTTCGCAAATACTCCTCTTCCTGTAAACCGGAAATAGTACGGATAATCTTCGAGCGATATTCTATGAATTGATCATAGATTTCCAGCTTCGTCCTGGATTTCGCGTACTGGATCGCATGGGCATTGAACTGGTTGAAGTCCTGATGCTTAACAGTCAGGGGTTCTCCCAGCTTGATCTTCTCAATAGCGTCCTCGTAGAAATACTTATCCCAGAGCATGATATGACACAGCATGTCCTTCACCGTCCATTTCCCTTCTGCAATCGGAGTATCCCAATACCTATCCTCCAACTCACAGATTGAAGCAATGAACGGAATAAACCCATTGTACTCCTCCACCATTTGCGTACTTGTCTTTGCCACTCGTCCCCTCCTCCCTACTAATCATTAACTGTCATTTCGTTGGATCTATTTTCATTATATAGGCGTTTAACTGACAGCTTTGTGTCATATTAAGTATACCTTCCGATCATATTTTTCAATTTACTTTTAATAATTTCACGGATATGTGTGGGTTCAAGCACCTCAGCCATATCGCCAAAAGATAGGATATAGCCATACACCCAGTCATCCTCCGGATAAGATGCTGTCACAATGAAACTTCCATCCTCACAGCGAGCAATTTGCTCCTCTTCGAACTCATCATAAATCCGGTATAATAACGTATCCTTTATTTTTAGCTTAAATGTAACCATCGTCTGGGCTGCCCAGCCCGTCTGTTCTTGCTCTTCATGGATGGCATCCAGATTACTCCGGCTACAGTTCTCTTCAAGGACAATCAGATCTTTCATCCTTGACAGCTTGAACACACGCATCGCCTGTCTGTCCAGGCAATACGCCCTCAAATACCAGGTTCTCCCTTTAAACCAGAGCTGCAGTGGTTCCACCACCCGTGTTGTTTTCTCATATGAGCTTGTACCATAATAGTCGAAAGAAAGCCGGTGTCGTTCCAGTATAGCGGTCTTAATGAGCTGGAAACGCTCCTGCTTCTCATCGCCCCAATGAGTAAAATCAACCTCAATCCAGTTTGCCTGCTGGAACCCAAACATACCACTCATTTTCGTGAGAATCTGATTCACTTCAGGATAATGAGTTGCTTTCATGCCCTGTAGGACGGAGAGGATGTCCCTCTGCTCCTGCTCAGATAGCAGTGATTTGTTCAGAACATAGCTCTCGAGCAGACTGATTCCGCCGCCCTTTCCTTTGTTCGTGTAGATCGGTATGTTAGCCTCGCTAAGGATATCGAGATCTCGATAGATCGTTCGCGGTGACACCTCAAAATGATCTGCAAGCTCCTTTGCGGTGACCATCCGCTTATCCAGTAAAATATAAACAATTTCAAACAAACGCGAAATTTTTGACATGTGTCCTCCTGCATCGCTTCTAGCGATACATTCTCTTAACTCCCCTTATTTCCCGAATCTACGGCGATACCCGCACTTGCGGCATAGCTCCTCGACGGCTTCCCTGCGCGAGAATCCTTCGTATAAGCGATTCGCTCTCTCTCCCTCAATAATCTCAGAGAATGGCCTATCGTACACATTGCCTAAGTTAATAACTCCCTCTCCATCTAGGCAACAAGGGATCACTGTACCATCGACTAGAATTCCCGCCTGATTGCGCAGCGCATGGCAGAATCCACGTCCATCGTCCTCTTCCGCTTTCAGATCAGGCCAATCGAACTCCACATCCTGATTCAAATAAATCCGTTCGGCAATTTTAACACCGCTGCCAGGAACTACCTTCTCCTCAATCCGATAATCAAGTCCAAACTCCTCTTCGATCAAGCCAAGGGTAGCTCTATTGCGGCTGCGTATGTGGTTCTCGACATTATCTCTCGTTAGATTCCAGAGTCGGAAGGACACAATCAAATCCGATAGTGCCGTCGCTTCGCGCACGAAGGTGAAGATCTCTCGCAAATAGCCTTCGCGATTCTCCGAGCCGGCATGTCCATCGAAGCTGTGTAGGGAGAAATTCATTTGCCTTAGCGCAGGCTTGCCGAGCAGCTTGGAAGCTGCCTTATGAATCAACGTTCCATTTGTTGTAATATTCACTTTGAAGCCTTTTTCATAGCTCAGATCAAGCAATTGATCAATTTTGGGGTGAAGCAGCGGTTCGCCTTTAACATGAAAATATATATAATCCGTATGCGGCTTAATATCATCCAGGATTTTGCTGAAATCCTCCACTTTAATAAAACGGGCTTGTCTCTCCGTTGGTGGGCAGAAACTACAGGCCAAATTGCAAATGCTCGTCGTCTCAATATAAAATTTCTTGAATTTCTTCATATACGTTCTCTCTTCTCCAATCCTCAAGCACTTGCTAGAGATGATCTATCAGACCCATCCTCATAATTTTGTCCAATCTACTTCCTATTCTAACTGATATGTCCTAAAAGTCACGGTAATTCCACAGTAATATCTGACTGTTCATCCACGGACCGCCGCGCCATGCCGGATTCTCCATACATAAGCTTAAGCTTCTTCCGACCTAACGTTGCGGTCCGTCCTCATTATCCGCTGCTTCGTAAGCTGATTTTTACTTGTTCTAGGATAATCGGCGTACCGGCAAACACGGTATCATCCCCCAGTTCAAGTATCAAAGAATCGGTGGTGACCTCATATATTTGTCCTTCCTGCAAAAGACCGTTAATATACAAATTCGTG
The window above is part of the Paenibacillus lutimineralis genome. Proteins encoded here:
- a CDS encoding zinc ribbon domain-containing protein: MNDMKLCQSCAMPMNQPEAEYGTEADGSKSEDYCHYCYKEGNFTADVTMDEMIEICVPHMVSDEPGGMSEETARSMLQGLLPTLKRWQ
- a CDS encoding DinB family protein; translated protein: MAKTSTQMVEEYNGFIPFIASICELEDRYWDTPIAEGKWTVKDMLCHIMLWDKYFYEDAIEKIKLGEPLTVKHQDFNQFNAHAIQYAKSRTKLEIYDQFIEYRSKIIRTISGLQEEEYLRSYMDGDGKKFSINGYLRGFIPHDKKHKKQIQSFIKSLD
- a CDS encoding helix-turn-helix transcriptional regulator, which gives rise to MSKISRLFEIVYILLDKRMVTAKELADHFEVSPRTIYRDLDILSEANIPIYTNKGKGGGISLLESYVLNKSLLSEQEQRDILSVLQGMKATHYPEVNQILTKMSGMFGFQQANWIEVDFTHWGDEKQERFQLIKTAILERHRLSFDYYGTSSYEKTTRVVEPLQLWFKGRTWYLRAYCLDRQAMRVFKLSRMKDLIVLEENCSRSNLDAIHEEQEQTGWAAQTMVTFKLKIKDTLLYRIYDEFEEEQIARCEDGSFIVTASYPEDDWVYGYILSFGDMAEVLEPTHIREIIKSKLKNMIGRYT
- a CDS encoding radical SAM/SPASM domain-containing protein produces the protein MKKFKKFYIETTSICNLACSFCPPTERQARFIKVEDFSKILDDIKPHTDYIYFHVKGEPLLHPKIDQLLDLSYEKGFKVNITTNGTLIHKAASKLLGKPALRQMNFSLHSFDGHAGSENREGYLREIFTFVREATALSDLIVSFRLWNLTRDNVENHIRSRNRATLGLIEEEFGLDYRIEEKVVPGSGVKIAERIYLNQDVEFDWPDLKAEEDDGRGFCHALRNQAGILVDGTVIPCCLDGEGVINLGNVYDRPFSEIIEGERANRLYEGFSRREAVEELCRKCGYRRRFGK